The Corallococcus soli DNA window GCCTGTTGATGACGGTGGTGTCCGGCAGCGCGGGCCTGCTCGCGGACGTGGTGGGCGCCGGCACGGAGCTGCTCGTCAACATGTTCCTGATGACGGTGGCCATGTACTACTTCTTCCTGGACGGCCGCCGGCTGGTGAACGAGGTGGCGAAGCTGCTGCCGCTGGAGCGCCGCTACTTCGACGCCTTCTCCCACGAGTTCACCGACGTCGCGTACGCCATCATCTACGGCAACACCATCACCGCGCTGGTGCAGGGCGCGGTGGGCTTCCTGGGCCTGCTCATCGCCGGGGTGCCGCACGCGGGCGTCTGGGGCGCGGCCATGGTGCTGGTGGCGCTGGTGCCGGTGGGCGGCACGGCGCTCGTCTGGGGCCCCATCGGCGTCATCCTCATCGCGGCGAACCGGGTGAGCGAAGGGGTGTTCCTGCTCGCCTGGGGCACCTTCCTGGTGGGCAGCATCGACAACGTCATCCGGCCCCGGCTGTGCGGCTCGCGCATGGCGCTGCACCCGCTGCTCGTCTTCCTGTCCATGTTCGGCGGGCTGGCGGTGTTCGGGATGATGGGCTTGCTGGTGGGCCCGCTCATCGCGTCCATCTTCATGGCCATGGTGCGCATCTACCGTCGTGACTTCCTGGGTCGGACGCAGGAGGCGCAGCCGGCGCGGCAGGAGGACTCCTCGCCGTCGCTGTCCCTGGAGCCCTCCCAGGTGCCCTCCGCGGCGAGCGTCGGTCATGCGATGAACGCCTGAGCGCCACGCCTGGACTTCGCCCCCGGGCTGGGTGAACCTGCCCGGGCATGACGACCACCGGAAGCGCGAGGGTCCCTTCGGGGCTGCTGTGGACCCTGGCCCTCGTCGGAGCCCTGACGGCCCCGACCGCGGCGGCCTCTGAATCGCGGGCGTTGACCTCCTTCCCGTCCGGCCCGGCCCGGGCCCCGGCGTCCCTGTCGCTGCGGCTGGACTCCGGGAACGGCAAGCGCATGGAGCCGGAGGTAGGCGCGCCCACCTGGCTGCGGCTGAACCTGGCGC harbors:
- a CDS encoding AI-2E family transporter translates to MTAGDTKRWSNFIFAGLFAVALILFSRILLPFMMPVLLGGFLVVLFMPIQDALSHRLPGRKSLTAGLSTLAVFLLILAPLALVGWMVAREILQFVGQAQDLLDQVDLRHHLLESLPRGLSRYVHFDPESSETERLLMTVVSGSAGLLADVVGAGTELLVNMFLMTVAMYYFFLDGRRLVNEVAKLLPLERRYFDAFSHEFTDVAYAIIYGNTITALVQGAVGFLGLLIAGVPHAGVWGAAMVLVALVPVGGTALVWGPIGVILIAANRVSEGVFLLAWGTFLVGSIDNVIRPRLCGSRMALHPLLVFLSMFGGLAVFGMMGLLVGPLIASIFMAMVRIYRRDFLGRTQEAQPARQEDSSPSLSLEPSQVPSAASVGHAMNA